In the Lepus europaeus isolate LE1 chromosome 18, mLepTim1.pri, whole genome shotgun sequence genome, one interval contains:
- the LOC133777180 gene encoding leucine-rich repeat-containing protein 37B-like isoform X1 — protein MPVRTECPRRPRSSRRRPSHPAARRGHQKSKGNSYDVEGKFLAFYQYAKSFNSDDFDYEELKNGDYVFMRWKMLASLRESTVSLVAFLDMDSARGLPPEPEQLAVPYQYFNRLTRQQRLPVPTPVLDRDQDQPLVLPPRLEGKVHPSFEALVPPLHRVHKQTS, from the exons ATGCCGGTGCGCACCGAGTGCCCCCGCCGGCCTCGCTCATCCCGCCGCCGCCCATCGCACCCAGCAGCCCGGCGTGGCCACCAGAAGAGCAAGGGGAATTCGTACGACGTAGAG GGCAAGTTTCTGGCTTTTTACCAGTACGCAAAATCATTTAATTCAGATGACTTCGATTATGAAGAGCTGAAGAATGGAGATTATGTCTTTATGCGATGGAAG atGCTGGCCTCGCTTCGAGAGTCCACTGTGAGTTTGGTTGCTTTTCTGGACATGGATTCAGCTCGAGGGCTGCCCCCAGAGCCAGAACAGCTTGCTGTTCCGTACCAGTATTTCAATAGGCTTACTCGACAACAAAGGCTACCAGTGCCCACTCCCGTGCTAGACAGGGATCAGGATCAGCCCCTAGTTCTGCCTCCTCGACTGGAAGGAAAGGTTCACCCGTCATTTGAAGCACTCGTTCCGCCTCTACACAGAGTTCACAAGCAAACAAGTTGA